The following is a genomic window from Nymphaea colorata isolate Beijing-Zhang1983 chromosome 3, ASM883128v2, whole genome shotgun sequence.
CCTCCATGAACTACTCGCTCGCTCAGTCGGCGAACATGGTGACCAACTTCCTTGGGACCTCCTTGATGCTCTCTCTCCTCGGAGGCTTCATCTGTGATTCCTTCCTCAACAGGTTCTGGACGATCATCACGTTTGGCATAATTGAATTGCTGGTAAGTGAAGATCTAGAAATGTTCTCAAAATGTAGTCCCATGTATGTCACTGATTCACAGCCGCATATATTGTTATCAGCAGGGCCCAAAATCATGCatgatattttttgaaaaatgtgtttttaaagaaCTTGGTATGTTtcaatatataataataatacgGTTTTTATGTAGGGGTATATTCATTGAACACTTTTTAAAGTGGACAAAGAATCTAATCAGTTTTTGAGTTAGATGCATCAagcactaatatatatatatatattataaaagtGGCTGttatcattagaaaaaaaaaaagcagattCGTTTAAATACGCTTGTTTTTGTGGCTCAAGTCCAGGGCGATCACAAGGCTATTAACCTGTCGATCGACCGAGGCGAGATGTAGACAGATCGGGTCACGAATGATCCAAACCGCTTCTTTTGTAAAGTGAATCCAGTGACAGGCCTTGATCCGAGTAAGTGTATCGAATAGGGTGTTTGTGATATTGGATCTCTGGGAACAGGTGAACCATCATGatattagttttttaaaaagtaaaaacaggTTTATCTGGATCCAGGCATGCCTGGTGCCTGATAGGCTTGGGATCAACATTTGTGACTCGGGATttcgaatctgatctgaatctggatACCAGTATCTTTTCAAAGTTAGACACTTCGAATCtcatttggattttggatccatttatATCCTAACGCTGATTGATCTTATCTGAAAGACTGCACAGGATTAACCAGCATGGGTCAAACTTGGTTAGGAGTTGGTCTTTAGGGAGCCTAACAATCCTACAACCCATTAAATAACATTTATGAAGACTTTTCATGGGATTTTACGTacccaaaacaaaatttataagGAGAACCCCCTTATAAGAataaatgtcaaaaaataattttgaaaagacaaaaatgcccctCATTCGGCTAAAGGTGGCTTGCCACTTGTGAGGAGTTCAAAGGTCAAACTTTGAGTGTGTTCTGCCTAATGGCAAGTCGAAATTCTTCGCACTATGCTGCCATTGGTCGTGAGACCGACGGCTTAGTTTCGTCGAGATCCTTTTAATTTGAAGGAGGTCTAGAGTTCAATCAAAACTCCGGCATATAATATTGTCGGAGTTTAAactttttgatgttttaaaagactaaaatgccctttgaaaagaatgaatgggtgttgaaaagttggtgccataacCCTAGCTAGCTTGTCAACTTTTCTCTAGAAAAAGTAGAGAGCATAATGCTCCGGTTGTGCCAACATGCTTAAAAATACTAACATTTCACACCATACAAGTGAACATGTGTTgatgaacaatttattattcaCCAATTTCAAAAGCTCCATGATTAAGAAAACGCACCTTCCCGTTGTGGAGATTTAGTGGACTGAATGTGGTGATTAGGTCCTACATTTCATCAGTCACGTGATTGCTAGCtattttttaaccaaaaaaaaaaaaagcaaagaaaaagatggtgtttacctaacataattttttttatattagtgCTCATTTGCCATACTGCCATGGAAAAATGCGATGGTCATTTTCATGATTATTGATAGTGATGACAATAGATATTGTCGTCAGATCTTCATAAAAAGTATAGAATGACATCAATCTATAGCATTATTTGATTAGTCCGGTTGACTTCCTTTTCCATATAAGTGGGAGACAGAGACCAAGTATCTGAATCGAGTACCTCAAATGACTTCTTCAACTCTTCATCTATTCGAGATTGAATCTGCGGAAGATATTGCTTCGCGCCAAAGTCCAACCACTCTTTGTTGTCGTGGATTGCCCCTTCCATCTCGCCTGATTGAGGGAAACAGTATCCTGTGATGTTCTATATAAGGACGTGTTTGATGAGacacatattcataaatcacaCCATTTAAAaagttaatatttttattttaggaAATATAATGCGATTATGATTGTTGTTTCCAAATCTAACCATCCAAGTATTGGACATGATAACATCATGGTtatgaaatttatattttaggAGCATGTATTCCAAAAGCACAATATTCCTTCTCATTCCAAGCATCTTGATCTAGAGTCAAACATGCTTCATTGATTTTCAATccttttatatatgaatatctcttaaagtttgaaatttaaacttaaaagtACCCTTGACTTTCATATCTAACTAGTGGTACGTATGCACATGGATAACAGGGATTATCTATTATGACCATCCAAGCACATTTCAAGCAATTCCATCCACCTCCACATCAAAGGCCATCGGCAGCCCAAGCTGCCATGCTCTACTCAGGACTCTACATCATGGCCCTGGGCATTGGCGGGGTGAAGGCGGCTCTTCCGGCACACGGCGGCGACCAATTCCCGGACCGGAATAAGCGATTGTCTAATTTCTTCAACTGGTTCTTCTTCAGCCTGTGCAGTGGTGGCCTCGTAGCAGTGACATTGATAGTCTGGATCCAAGAGAACAAGGGCTGGCAGTGGGGTTTTGGGGTAGCCACTGGTGCCATCTTCTTGCTTCTTGTTGTAGTCAGCCTTGGCCTGCCCTATTACAGGCACAAGATTCCCAGTGGAAGCCCATTCAGCAGAATCACAAAGGTAGTTTGGTTCAAAAGTTAAAGCTTTATAGCCCATTTAGATGTTGCTAAAGTCACATCAACTACCTGTTCTAGGATCGAAATTAACTTTATAAAAGCTGTTTTGATCACATGCTTTCAGCATCATCCAAATGGAATCTTAGTTCATTTCTAAGTCATACGGGTATGTGTGATTTGTTCACGTACCTGTGTGCGACATGGGTACATGAAGGGCTATAttctaaaacataaaaaaatatgttttcaagtttattttttctttaattttgactttttccttcctttttattttccttctacTAGGATTccatattttcttctcatttttctttaattttcagattttttgtggattattatatatataacaaatataatTTACATATACACTTTGCCGTACACCatacccaaattttctaaattggCTGTTCCCATGCCCATGTCTCCATACTCGCACCTGtatcgtacccgtacccatctgtatcgtacccgtacccatgtacTTAGGTTCATTTACATTCTCTTTTGTCACTTGTAAGTGAATACTTTTAAATTTGATTATTTAGGTGCTTGTGTGTTCAATCAAGAACAGAAACGTGACCTTGCCTGCACACATCCCTGCAATCGACCGAAGTCCAAAGCTTGAGAATCGATTCAggcaagctctctctctctctctctctctccctctctctctctctctcttatgttaTGACAGTTGACAAGAAGTTGCAGACTCTTCACCAAGTCTCAACACTTTCATTTTGCTGCTTGAGCTTTGTCATGACATTGTCTTGAAAAGCTTGCTGTTGGAGTTAAAGAAAACAGACATTTTTGGTACAAGGTTAGCTTCACTAAGAAAATGAACACATGCACATGGGCGTGCCAGCCAACACGCACATAAATAAGGGTAAGAAGAAGAATAATGTAAGAAAGCAAATTCTTATTTGTTCCATTGGTGCTTCGAACTTGAAATGCACATGAAAGAAATGAACaatacttctttttctttcaaattgttttaCCAGTAATAAAATCTGCATCAGATCTTTGGTCTCCGCTTGAGTTCAGTTCAATGAAAAACTAATTTGGATCTCTCAATATGACTTCATTGTGAATGGTTCTGACCTAATTGGTGGCCGGATAAAAAATCAAAGACGTGAACTTAGACTAATTCACAACGTCTTCTTCATCCTTACAGGGACTTGAGCTTATAGCTTCATTAAGTCATTTTTGTGGATATTAATTAGAAAGAGGCTTCCACCActtacatatacacacatatcaATGTGCGTCCATGCACACAGACATACACATGTAACTCCATTAGAGAGCTGAACAAAAGATGCAGATCAAGAAAATTTATGACTAAGCAAAGGAGAACACTAATTTTTGCAGGTTCTTGGACAAGGCAACACTGAGGGACTGCACTGATGATGAAGTTGCAGAAACAAAGATCTTCCTTGGCCTTCTTCCAATCTTCTTCAGCACCATCATGATGAACTGCTGCTTGGCCCAACTCTCCACCTTCTCCATACAGCAGGGCCACAGGATGAACACCACCCTCTTCCACTCCTTCACCATCCCCACTTCCTCCCTCACAGCCATCCCCCTGGTCTTCATGCTCCTCTCTGTGTCCCTCTATGACCGGTTCTTCCTCAAGGCAGCCGCCCGGCACGGGCTCACGCCGCTCAAGAGGATCGGACTAGGCCTAGTCCTGGCCTCTGTTGCCATGGCCGTGGCTGCCATTGTTGAGGTGAAACGAAAGGCGCGGCTCGAGGCACCAATCTCGGTTCTGTGGCTGGGATGGCAGTACTTGCTGCTTGGTGTATCAGACATGTTTACACTGGCAGGGATGATGGAGTTCTTCTACTCTGAAGCGCCAGAGAGCATGAGGAGTGTGTGCACAGCAGGGTCTTGGTGCTCCACTGCAAGTGGGTTCTTTCTTAGCTCAGTCCTGGTCACTCTGGCTAATGCGCTGAGCTCAGGACTGGGCTCAAGGGAGTGGATAGCTGGGACTGACTTGAACAACAGTAGGCTTGAGCTCTTCTATAC
Proteins encoded in this region:
- the LOC116249779 gene encoding protein NRT1/ PTR FAMILY 4.2; protein product: MGKSGEEKVGVFVDHERCTVEKEVVFVDWKGKPEDAKKHGGRRAAAFVCAAEALENMVVVSNAANLVTYFYSSMNYSLAQSANMVTNFLGTSLMLSLLGGFICDSFLNRFWTIITFGIIELLGLSIMTIQAHFKQFHPPPHQRPSAAQAAMLYSGLYIMALGIGGVKAALPAHGGDQFPDRNKRLSNFFNWFFFSLCSGGLVAVTLIVWIQENKGWQWGFGVATGAIFLLLVVVSLGLPYYRHKIPSGSPFSRITKVLVCSIKNRNVTLPAHIPAIDRSPKLENRFRFLDKATLRDCTDDEVAETKIFLGLLPIFFSTIMMNCCLAQLSTFSIQQGHRMNTTLFHSFTIPTSSLTAIPLVFMLLSVSLYDRFFLKAAARHGLTPLKRIGLGLVLASVAMAVAAIVEVKRKARLEAPISVLWLGWQYLLLGVSDMFTLAGMMEFFYSEAPESMRSVCTAGSWCSTASGFFLSSVLVTLANALSSGLGSREWIAGTDLNNSRLELFYTVLALLNFFNFLNYLFWARWY